One Falsibacillus pallidus genomic window carries:
- a CDS encoding MFS transporter, with product MGSIKTRFWILVSIVAISGFSQGMLLPLIAIIFENDGISSTLNGLNATALYIGILLISPFMEYPLRKYGYKPIIMFGGGIVVLSLMLFPLWKTFWFWFFLRLLIGIGDNALHFATQTWITSFSSEKTRGRNISLYGLFFGIGFAAGPLMAPLIKINPSLPFVVSSLLCLFAWFFLFTLKNERPEQSIEVNSFLETMKRFSQAFKYGWIAFLPPLGYGFLEASLNGSFPVYGLRIGLDVSSVSILLTSFAVGGIVFQLPLGILSDKYGRRNTLIAILFIGFLSFMGASFLENSVLYLSLCLFFAGMVVGSTFSLGISYMTDLMPKNLLPTGNLLCGIAFSIGSLTGPYIGGFFIQYVPSVSFFHIISFLLFGIFIFITFAGKKANQNRFMANTKNAGS from the coding sequence ATGGGTTCTATTAAAACAAGATTTTGGATTTTAGTCAGCATTGTTGCGATATCAGGTTTCTCTCAAGGAATGCTTTTGCCATTGATCGCCATCATCTTTGAAAATGACGGCATTTCATCTACATTAAACGGGTTGAATGCGACTGCTCTTTATATCGGAATCCTGCTGATCTCTCCATTTATGGAATACCCTCTGCGGAAATACGGCTATAAACCGATCATTATGTTTGGAGGCGGGATTGTCGTCCTGTCCTTGATGCTTTTCCCGCTGTGGAAGACGTTCTGGTTCTGGTTTTTCCTGCGGCTTCTGATCGGCATAGGGGACAATGCCCTTCATTTCGCCACACAGACATGGATCACATCCTTTTCTTCCGAGAAAACAAGAGGTCGGAACATTTCCTTATACGGGCTGTTCTTCGGAATCGGTTTTGCCGCCGGTCCTTTGATGGCGCCTCTCATCAAGATCAACCCGTCCTTGCCGTTTGTCGTGTCATCCCTGCTCTGCCTGTTCGCTTGGTTCTTCCTGTTCACCTTGAAGAATGAGCGTCCGGAGCAGTCGATTGAAGTGAATTCCTTCCTGGAAACGATGAAACGCTTCTCCCAAGCCTTTAAATATGGGTGGATCGCCTTCCTCCCGCCGCTTGGCTATGGCTTCCTTGAAGCTTCTTTAAACGGAAGCTTTCCGGTTTATGGACTAAGAATCGGGCTGGATGTCAGCAGCGTCTCCATCCTGCTCACATCCTTTGCTGTCGGCGGGATTGTTTTTCAGCTTCCCCTAGGGATCCTCAGTGATAAATATGGCCGCCGTAATACTTTGATCGCCATATTGTTCATTGGGTTCTTAAGCTTTATGGGCGCAAGCTTCCTGGAAAACTCAGTGCTTTACTTGTCCCTTTGCTTATTTTTCGCGGGAATGGTCGTAGGCTCTACTTTTTCCCTTGGCATCAGCTACATGACTGACCTCATGCCGAAAAATCTCCTGCCGACCGGGAACCTGCTTTGCGGAATAGCCTTCAGCATCGGCAGTCTGACCGGCCCATATATCGGAGGATTCTTCATACAATATGTGCCGTCGGTGAGTTTCTTTCATATCATCAGCTTCCTGTTGTTCGGCATATTCATCTTCATCACTTTTGCAGGAAAAAAAGCAAACCAAAATAGATTCATGGCGAACACAAAAAATGCGGGCTCCTAA
- a CDS encoding YihY/virulence factor BrkB family protein — MKKRERFNKSFFKSLFANIKEDDVTGLAAELSYFFLLSLFPLLIFLFTLLPYLPISQEDILNFISDYAPGETMKLIEGNLTDIMNNRSGGLLSFGIIATIWSASNGMKAVVKALNRAYNVDETRSYLVARGMSIFLTFGMIIVFMVALLLPVFGKQIGMYVFSHLGISGFFVSIWNALRFVISAIILFIIFVGIYYFAPSEKIRCLTAVPGAIVATIGWVLVSLAFSFYVGSFGNYSNTYGSIGSIIVLMVWLFLSGLMLILGGEVNAQFHKKKGSTCD; from the coding sequence ATGAAAAAAAGAGAACGGTTCAACAAGTCTTTTTTCAAATCCCTGTTCGCTAATATTAAAGAAGATGACGTAACAGGATTGGCGGCTGAGCTATCGTACTTTTTCCTCTTATCTTTGTTTCCGCTGCTCATTTTCCTTTTCACTCTGCTTCCTTACTTGCCAATTTCGCAGGAAGACATTTTGAATTTCATAAGTGACTACGCTCCGGGAGAGACGATGAAATTGATTGAGGGGAATTTGACAGATATCATGAATAATCGCAGCGGGGGGCTCCTATCATTCGGGATCATTGCCACGATCTGGTCTGCATCCAACGGAATGAAGGCGGTCGTTAAAGCATTGAACCGAGCATATAATGTGGATGAAACCCGATCCTATTTGGTGGCTAGAGGGATGTCCATCTTTTTGACATTCGGCATGATCATCGTTTTTATGGTCGCGCTTTTGCTGCCGGTGTTTGGCAAGCAGATTGGCATGTACGTCTTTTCGCACCTCGGCATTTCCGGATTTTTCGTCAGTATTTGGAACGCGCTACGATTTGTCATCAGTGCCATTATTCTTTTCATCATATTTGTGGGCATTTATTATTTCGCCCCGAGTGAAAAAATCAGGTGCCTCACAGCAGTGCCCGGCGCTATTGTAGCAACAATCGGTTGGGTGCTTGTGTCGCTCGCATTTTCATTCTATGTTGGAAGCTTCGGAAATTACTCAAATACATATGGAAGCATCGGGAGCATCATTGTCCTGATGGTGTGGCTGTTCCTGTCCGGCCTCATGCTCATTCTCGGAGGCGAAGTGAACGCGCAATTCCATAAAAAGAAGGGCAGCACCTGCGACTAG
- a CDS encoding YidH family protein — MAQEGKEQAAQKVIEPTIDSKYIQQHLANERTYLAWIRTAIAVIGVGFLITNLHFSLKSSFTIAGDVIANMIGALSVIFGIFTILFSTISYFRKLRDINQQTFRASRIPVVILTILLMMVICIFAYYLFSITFR, encoded by the coding sequence ATGGCGCAGGAAGGAAAAGAACAAGCTGCACAGAAAGTAATAGAACCCACCATTGATTCCAAATACATACAGCAGCATCTAGCCAACGAACGGACCTACCTTGCCTGGATTCGGACGGCTATTGCGGTAATCGGGGTAGGCTTTCTGATTACGAACCTCCACTTTTCATTGAAGTCGTCCTTTACGATTGCTGGCGACGTCATCGCCAACATGATCGGTGCACTCTCCGTCATTTTCGGCATTTTTACCATTTTATTTTCGACGATAAGCTATTTTAGAAAACTAAGGGACATCAACCAACAGACGTTCAGAGCGTCAAGGATCCCCGTGGTCATTCTGACGATTTTGCTGATGATGGTCATTTGTATTTTCGCCTATTATCTCTTTTCCATAACATTTAGATGA
- a CDS encoding YtxH domain-containing protein — translation MGKNKFFTGMLVGAVAGGLVTLFDRSTRESVSTSLKNGGQKVWDSVSNPQELLAQSKEIYTKSSAALQQMKDDLQYINETVEEVKKLTPRIKRMVTETKDTFEHSAEKYKEVLVEDHVENNNEYTGS, via the coding sequence ATGGGAAAAAATAAGTTTTTTACTGGAATGCTGGTTGGTGCAGTGGCAGGAGGTCTTGTCACTTTGTTTGATCGCTCTACGAGGGAGTCCGTATCTACCTCGCTTAAAAACGGAGGCCAAAAGGTGTGGGATTCAGTGAGCAACCCGCAGGAACTGCTTGCACAATCAAAGGAGATTTACACCAAGTCTTCTGCAGCCCTTCAACAAATGAAAGATGATCTTCAATATATTAATGAAACCGTAGAGGAAGTAAAAAAACTGACGCCTAGAATCAAAAGAATGGTGACCGAAACGAAGGATACATTTGAACATTCCGCAGAAAAATATAAAGAAGTGCTGGTTGAAGACCATGTGGAAAACAACAACGAATATACAGGATCGTGA
- a CDS encoding heavy metal translocating P-type ATPase, with translation MSSNAKAFSMKQPSSPSFLEKIKPHAELAAALFSGVLILSGWLLQKQDSELAIPLFILAFIIGGYAKAKEGIEETIENKELNVEMLMVFAAIGSAIIGYWTEGAILIFIFAVSGALETYTMNKSQKEISSLMDLQPEEATLLDGDEERRVNVSELSIGDKILVKPGERIPSDGSIIKGQTTIDEAAITGESLPVSKSLKENVFAGTVNITGSVVVEITKASDETLFQKIIQLVQSAQSEKSPSQLFIERFEGTYVKIVLVAVFLMMFVPHFALDWSWKETFYRAMILLVVASPCALVASIMPATLSAISNGARHGILFKGGAHLENLSNLKAIAFDKTGTLTKGKPEVTDVIVREGLNADEVLAAAASIESHSNHPLAQAIVTHVKDGGAVLKQPESIEDVSGWGVRAVLNGVEWKIGKAEFVGKEEAGAFAEGAAAKLAHEGKTIVYAANEEGIAAILALKDTVRDITVKALDLLKKQDIYTIMLTGDSEATAKAIASEAHVDQYVAECLPDMKVDELKKLMSRFASVAMVGDGINDAPALATANVGIAMGEGTDVALETADVVLMKNDLTRIAEAISISKRMNRIVKQNVIFSISVIMLLIASNFLQFLDLPYGVIGHEGSTILVILNSLRLLR, from the coding sequence ATGAGTTCAAATGCCAAAGCATTCTCAATGAAACAGCCGTCATCTCCATCCTTTCTCGAAAAGATAAAGCCCCATGCCGAACTGGCTGCCGCCCTGTTCAGCGGTGTGCTCATTCTTTCCGGATGGCTCCTGCAAAAGCAAGATTCAGAACTTGCCATCCCGCTCTTTATATTAGCATTTATAATCGGTGGATACGCCAAGGCAAAGGAAGGCATCGAAGAAACGATTGAAAACAAAGAACTCAATGTGGAAATGCTTATGGTATTTGCCGCCATCGGTTCAGCCATCATCGGCTATTGGACAGAAGGCGCCATCCTCATTTTCATTTTTGCGGTCAGCGGAGCCCTTGAAACTTACACGATGAACAAAAGCCAGAAAGAAATATCCTCCCTCATGGATCTTCAGCCAGAAGAAGCGACATTGCTCGATGGAGATGAAGAACGCCGCGTCAATGTTTCTGAGCTTTCCATCGGGGACAAAATATTAGTGAAACCGGGGGAACGCATCCCTTCTGATGGATCGATCATCAAGGGGCAGACAACCATCGATGAAGCTGCCATTACGGGAGAATCCCTCCCTGTTTCAAAGTCTCTTAAAGAAAACGTTTTCGCAGGAACAGTCAATATCACGGGATCTGTGGTCGTTGAAATTACGAAAGCTTCGGATGAAACCCTTTTCCAAAAAATCATCCAGCTTGTCCAGTCGGCTCAAAGCGAAAAGTCCCCTTCCCAGCTGTTCATTGAACGCTTCGAAGGAACTTACGTCAAAATCGTTCTTGTAGCTGTATTCCTAATGATGTTCGTTCCACACTTTGCCTTGGATTGGAGCTGGAAAGAAACGTTTTACCGGGCTATGATTCTCTTGGTTGTTGCCTCGCCATGTGCACTTGTGGCGTCCATCATGCCGGCAACGCTATCAGCGATTTCCAACGGCGCCCGCCATGGGATTCTGTTTAAAGGCGGGGCGCACTTAGAAAATTTGAGCAACCTTAAAGCAATCGCCTTCGATAAAACCGGTACGCTGACCAAAGGCAAGCCAGAAGTGACCGATGTGATTGTCCGTGAAGGATTGAATGCAGATGAGGTCCTTGCTGCTGCAGCTTCCATCGAGAGCCACTCCAACCACCCTTTGGCCCAAGCTATCGTCACTCATGTGAAAGACGGGGGCGCTGTATTGAAACAGCCTGAGTCCATTGAAGATGTTTCAGGATGGGGTGTCAGAGCGGTCTTGAACGGAGTCGAGTGGAAAATCGGAAAAGCTGAATTCGTTGGGAAAGAAGAAGCGGGTGCCTTTGCAGAAGGGGCTGCAGCTAAGCTTGCTCATGAGGGAAAAACCATTGTCTATGCTGCAAATGAAGAAGGAATTGCTGCGATCCTCGCGTTGAAAGATACGGTTCGCGACATTACCGTGAAAGCATTAGACCTATTGAAAAAGCAGGATATCTACACGATCATGCTGACAGGCGACAGTGAAGCCACGGCGAAAGCCATCGCATCAGAAGCACACGTCGATCAGTATGTGGCGGAATGCCTCCCGGATATGAAAGTGGATGAATTGAAGAAATTGATGAGTCGATTCGCTTCCGTTGCCATGGTTGGCGATGGAATCAATGATGCACCTGCCCTTGCAACGGCGAACGTCGGAATTGCCATGGGAGAAGGAACGGATGTCGCACTCGAGACAGCCGATGTCGTTCTGATGAAAAATGACTTGACCCGCATCGCGGAAGCCATCTCGATTTCCAAGCGGATGAACCGCATCGTCAAGCAGAATGTCATTTTCTCCATTTCTGTCATCATGCTGCTTATCGCCTCCAACTTCCTGCAGTTCCTCGACTTGCCATACGGGGTCATCGGACACGAAGGAAGCACGATTTTGGTCATCTTGAATAGTCTGCGATTGCTTCGATAA
- a CDS encoding lysine N(6)-hydroxylase/L-ornithine N(5)-oxygenase family protein: protein MERKEIIDIIGIGIGPFNLGLAALLEDTEIKAEFFDQSPEFKWHPGMLIDGTDLQVPIIADLVTFANPQSKFTFLNYLHTKNRLYKFFFFNQMEIPRKEYNAYARWVVSQLDFCHFGKRVIDVMDRKDSTMPHYEVIIENCESGEREKWKAKHIVLGTGSTPLVPEGLTGMPEEDVFHSSQFLYRKAETQKAGSITVIGSGQSAAEIFLTLLKEQEDHDYHLTWFTRSDGMLQLESSKLGQELFSPDYIDFFHELPLDQRMEALTTLKYLRNGVEPATLGEIYDTLYHYSSDEEKNDIIIQPATEVKSIEESDGAYSLTCEQKRDGYEFKYPSEKVVMATGYKPNIPAWFNDHFKKQIVWEDEEKTKFKVTRDYRLVFKEDRENLFFTLTNLEHSHGSAATHLGLSVERNINIINAIAGKEIYKNHQDTVFSQFSMNVQK from the coding sequence ATGGAGAGAAAAGAAATAATAGATATTATCGGGATAGGGATTGGGCCTTTCAATCTGGGGCTTGCTGCTTTATTGGAAGATACAGAAATAAAAGCAGAATTCTTTGATCAATCTCCGGAGTTTAAATGGCATCCCGGAATGTTGATTGACGGCACTGATTTACAAGTGCCGATCATAGCGGATCTAGTCACATTTGCCAATCCACAAAGCAAGTTCACATTTTTAAATTACCTTCATACAAAAAACAGGTTATATAAATTTTTCTTTTTTAATCAAATGGAAATTCCCCGCAAGGAATACAATGCCTATGCAAGATGGGTGGTCAGCCAGTTGGATTTCTGCCACTTCGGGAAGCGGGTCATCGACGTCATGGATCGAAAAGACAGCACTATGCCGCATTATGAGGTAATCATTGAGAATTGTGAAAGCGGTGAAAGGGAAAAATGGAAAGCGAAGCATATCGTTCTTGGTACAGGAAGTACGCCGCTTGTGCCGGAAGGATTGACAGGGATGCCGGAAGAAGACGTTTTTCATTCGAGCCAATTCCTCTATCGGAAAGCCGAGACGCAAAAAGCAGGATCCATTACAGTCATTGGCTCGGGCCAAAGTGCAGCTGAAATCTTCCTCACTCTTTTAAAAGAGCAAGAGGATCATGATTATCATTTAACATGGTTTACAAGGTCGGATGGGATGCTGCAGCTGGAATCATCGAAGTTAGGACAGGAGTTGTTTTCACCTGACTACATCGATTTCTTTCATGAATTGCCCCTGGATCAGCGCATGGAAGCACTCACGACGTTAAAGTATCTTCGAAATGGGGTGGAGCCTGCAACATTGGGTGAAATCTACGATACGCTTTATCATTATTCTTCTGATGAAGAAAAGAATGATATCATCATCCAGCCTGCCACAGAGGTGAAAAGCATCGAAGAATCAGACGGTGCGTATTCGTTGACCTGTGAGCAGAAGCGCGATGGTTATGAGTTTAAATACCCTTCCGAAAAAGTCGTGATGGCAACGGGCTATAAACCGAATATCCCAGCCTGGTTCAATGACCATTTTAAGAAGCAGATCGTCTGGGAGGATGAAGAGAAAACCAAGTTTAAAGTAACAAGGGACTACCGGCTTGTTTTTAAAGAAGACCGGGAAAATCTCTTCTTTACCTTGACCAATTTGGAGCATTCCCACGGGTCTGCGGCCACACATCTTGGATTGTCTGTCGAGCGCAATATCAACATCATTAATGCGATTGCCGGAAAAGAAATTTACAAAAATCATCAGGATACTGTATTTTCTCAGTTCTCCATGAATGTGCAAAAGTAA
- a CDS encoding OsmC family protein: protein MKYTMKEGGFFTELPFGRLDVSGDEEFGFRPYQLLVSSIAVCSGGVLRKILEKQRMDIEDIEIQTEVKRNEEMANRVEEVNVHFLIKGKDLKPVKLQKAMELTRKNCSMVQSVIGGIEVKETFEIVE from the coding sequence ATGAAATATACAATGAAAGAAGGCGGCTTTTTTACAGAACTGCCATTTGGAAGATTAGATGTATCAGGAGACGAAGAATTCGGATTCAGACCGTATCAGTTATTGGTATCATCCATTGCCGTCTGCAGTGGAGGCGTCTTGAGAAAGATCCTGGAGAAGCAGCGCATGGACATCGAGGATATCGAAATCCAGACAGAAGTGAAACGAAATGAAGAAATGGCTAATCGTGTGGAAGAAGTAAACGTTCATTTCCTGATTAAAGGGAAAGACTTGAAGCCTGTAAAATTGCAAAAAGCCATGGAGTTGACGCGCAAAAACTGTTCGATGGTGCAGTCCGTCATCGGAGGCATCGAAGTGAAAGAGACATTTGAAATCGTTGAATAG
- a CDS encoding MFS transporter encodes MEPFTQAVKIQQNLFRNAKFLLIWITSIFSGLSISIYILCEQWYVVKSLNAPASLGYILTATTVPRVLFMALGGVLADYANRAKVVFVSLFVRALILILMAYLVWQHSLTFWALLACAFTFGSIDAFFWPSRDSILPSIVHQQHLTRANSIIQTTNQISTLLGPMAGALLLTAFSFKWVFLILAASLAVGSMIIRKLKDTRSHEVKSQNNVLRNLKEGLVYVKASPLLLTFMITFIIVNLFFIGPLMLSIPILVDERFGGKAVELSIIQSGFAAGMLAGALLMGLLNVRRARGKLVICLILLEGAGMLSVNVSSRLWVAAVVMFLIGICIAGINIMVASMIQEQTDPSKMGRVMSLTSTVSMGFIPLSYAGVSAFLSAGIQIEKLLVVGGFVLAAFSLLLIWKGRALREF; translated from the coding sequence ATGGAACCTTTCACGCAGGCTGTAAAAATACAACAAAATCTTTTTCGGAATGCAAAGTTTTTGCTGATTTGGATCACGAGCATCTTTTCCGGTTTGTCCATTTCAATATATATTCTTTGTGAACAGTGGTACGTGGTGAAATCACTGAATGCCCCTGCCTCCCTTGGCTATATCCTCACCGCTACGACTGTTCCGAGGGTTCTGTTTATGGCATTAGGAGGTGTTCTTGCTGATTATGCCAACCGGGCGAAAGTCGTTTTCGTTTCACTTTTTGTTCGGGCGTTGATTCTTATTTTGATGGCATACCTCGTTTGGCAGCACTCCCTAACTTTTTGGGCACTGCTTGCCTGTGCTTTTACATTTGGCTCCATTGACGCATTCTTTTGGCCATCAAGGGATTCCATTCTCCCAAGCATCGTTCATCAACAACACCTTACACGTGCCAACTCCATTATACAAACGACCAATCAAATTTCTACATTATTGGGGCCGATGGCAGGTGCTTTGTTGTTGACAGCGTTCTCTTTCAAATGGGTATTCTTGATTCTGGCTGCCTCACTTGCAGTGGGAAGCATGATTATTCGGAAATTGAAAGACACAAGGTCTCATGAGGTAAAGTCGCAGAACAATGTACTCAGAAACCTAAAGGAAGGATTGGTTTACGTCAAAGCCTCTCCCTTGCTTTTGACATTCATGATAACGTTCATAATCGTAAATTTATTCTTTATCGGACCTCTCATGCTCAGCATTCCGATCTTGGTTGATGAGCGATTTGGCGGTAAAGCTGTCGAACTGAGCATCATTCAAAGTGGATTTGCAGCAGGGATGCTGGCTGGAGCGTTATTGATGGGGCTGCTTAATGTACGGCGGGCTAGAGGGAAATTAGTTATATGCCTAATCTTACTTGAAGGAGCAGGAATGCTATCCGTCAATGTTTCGAGCCGCCTTTGGGTTGCAGCTGTAGTGATGTTTCTGATCGGCATTTGCATTGCAGGCATCAACATTATGGTCGCCAGCATGATACAGGAGCAGACTGATCCTTCTAAAATGGGTCGGGTAATGAGCCTTACAAGCACCGTTTCAATGGGATTCATCCCCCTATCCTATGCAGGTGTTTCTGCCTTTCTTTCAGCAGGCATTCAGATCGAAAAACTGCTGGTTGTTGGCGGATTCGTGCTCGCTGCCTTTAGCTTGCTTCTTATATGGAAAGGAAGAGCTCTGCGGGAGTTTTGA
- a CDS encoding DUF1128 domain-containing protein encodes MDLSVKSAENIEYMVDVIKTKLRMVNVGAIKPGHVDEEMYEDLHDLYTMVSRKDNFSPSEMQAIAEELGNLRKK; translated from the coding sequence ATGGATCTTTCAGTGAAGTCTGCAGAGAATATTGAGTATATGGTTGATGTCATTAAGACAAAGCTGCGCATGGTCAATGTGGGTGCGATCAAACCCGGTCATGTTGATGAGGAAATGTATGAAGATCTTCACGACTTGTACACAATGGTTTCTAGAAAAGACAATTTCAGCCCAAGCGAAATGCAGGCCATTGCAGAAGAGCTTGGTAATCTCCGCAAAAAATAA
- a CDS encoding type 1 glutamine amidotransferase domain-containing protein: MSKKIAVVVTDMFEDSEYTGPADAFKEAGHEVVNIEKEKGKTVKGKQGDAEVSIDLSIDDAKASDFDALLIPGGFSPDQLRDDERFVKFAKSFMDDKKPVFAICHGPQLLITSKTLEGRDATGYNSIKVDMEYAGAKYADKEVVVCQNQLVTSRTPDDIPAFNREALKLLSE; the protein is encoded by the coding sequence TTGAGTAAGAAAATTGCAGTTGTAGTAACGGATATGTTTGAGGACTCAGAATATACTGGACCGGCGGATGCCTTCAAAGAAGCGGGGCATGAAGTCGTAAATATTGAAAAGGAAAAAGGCAAGACGGTAAAAGGAAAGCAAGGAGATGCGGAGGTTTCCATCGACCTTTCCATTGACGACGCGAAAGCTTCAGATTTTGATGCATTATTGATTCCAGGAGGATTTTCACCTGATCAGCTTCGCGACGACGAGCGCTTTGTCAAATTCGCAAAATCCTTCATGGATGATAAGAAGCCGGTATTCGCAATCTGCCACGGACCACAGCTTCTAATCACATCGAAAACACTGGAAGGCCGCGACGCAACAGGCTATAATTCCATCAAAGTGGACATGGAGTATGCAGGAGCGAAATATGCAGACAAAGAAGTCGTTGTCTGCCAGAACCAGCTCGTGACAAGCCGTACACCAGACGATATCCCTGCATTCAACCGAGAAGCACTTAAATTGCTTAGCGAATAA